TTCGTGTAGAGCGAGGCGCCGTTCGCGTTGTTCATCACGTAGCCGCCGGCGGCCACGATCGAGGGCGTCGTGACGGCCTGAGCGGGCGCCGCGGTGAGGGCACCGGTCGCGAGCAGCGCGCCGGAGGCGACGGCGACGGCGGCGGCTCTGCGGATAAGCGTGGTGCGGGTGCCCTTAATGCCGGTAATCAAAGTGATGTACCCCGATGTGTTGAATGCCCCTGAGGTGCGGCCGAGTTGAGGTGGCGGTAGCAGAGGGCCGCACGTGTGAGACACGTAAGTAGCACAGAAGGTTGTGTCGGTGCTGCGGAGGTTTTCCGGCACGTCCGGATGCTGGACGCCACTGCCGCATGCGTACGTGTTGTATCTATCCTGTGGGCATGAAGACGGCCGTACCGCAGACCGCCCGCCCGCACGAGAAGCCGCAGCCCGCCGCCGACCGGGTGTACGCCCATGTCAAGCAGGGCGTCCTGGACCGCCGCTACGAGGGCGGCACCCTGCTCACCGAGGGCGAGCTGGCCGAGGCCGTCGGGGTCTCGCGCACACCCGTGCGGGAGGCCCTGCTGCGGCTGGAGGTCGAGGGCCTGATCCGGCTCTACCCGAAGAAGGGCGCCCTGGTGCTGCCCGTCTCCGCGCAGGAGATCGCCGACGTGGTGGAGACCCGTCAGCTGGTCGAGGAGCACGCCGCCCGCAAGGCCGTACCCGCCCCGCTCGGTCTGCTGGAGCGGCTGACCGAGCTGCTGGAACTGCAGAAGGCGCAGGCCGCTGCCGGTGACCTGGCCGCGGCCGCGGTCACCGACCGCTCCTTCCACGCCGAGATCGTGCGCAGCGGCGGCAACGAGATTCTGTCCCGGCTCTACGACCAACTGCGCGACCGGCAGCTGCGGATGGGCGTCGCCGTCATGCACTCCCACCCCGACCGGATCGCCAAGACGCTCACCGAGCACGAGGAGATACTGGACGCGCTGCGCGCCGGGGACGCGGAGGCGGCCGTCGAGGTCGTGCACCGGCATGTGAGCTGGTTCGAGCACCTCGCCCGGGGTGAGGTCCGATGAGCGGTCCGACGCGGAACGTCACCCTTCCGGGTGATCCGCCGGGCGGCCGGCGTGCCATCACCGTGTGGTCCATAGGCGTCGCCGTCTACTTCGTCGCCGTCATCTTCCGTACGTCACTCGGTGTGGCCGGACTGGACGCGGCGGACCGCTTCCATGTGAACGCCTCCGCCCTGTCGACGTTCTCCATACTCCAGCTGCTGGTCTACGCCGGCATGCAGATACCCGTCGGCCTGCTGGTCGA
The genomic region above belongs to Streptomyces sp. CG1 and contains:
- a CDS encoding GntR family transcriptional regulator encodes the protein MKTAVPQTARPHEKPQPAADRVYAHVKQGVLDRRYEGGTLLTEGELAEAVGVSRTPVREALLRLEVEGLIRLYPKKGALVLPVSAQEIADVVETRQLVEEHAARKAVPAPLGLLERLTELLELQKAQAAAGDLAAAAVTDRSFHAEIVRSGGNEILSRLYDQLRDRQLRMGVAVMHSHPDRIAKTLTEHEEILDALRAGDAEAAVEVVHRHVSWFEHLARGEVR